Within the Telopea speciosissima isolate NSW1024214 ecotype Mountain lineage chromosome 4, Tspe_v1, whole genome shotgun sequence genome, the region ggcactaggaaacTGTACCGGACaaagaacctgagaggataattttgtTATAGATCCCTTGCCCTTAACTTTATACATGCttatccaaaaaatgaaaatgatgatAAGATACGTTCGGTATGGCCTAGTCGAGGACACATGGTACCTTCAAGATGGTTCACCATCATCCAACCACATGATTTTTGACATAAGCAATCTGTCTAAAGTGTGGACCAATACATCATAAACCAGATCCCCTTAGCACCAACATAAGCTGTTTTATCTCTCCAAGCTTCCACTtctcacttctttttcttccttttgggtTTCCCTTTCTACATTTTTGGATATGTaaatcttattatttttttcaacaatTGGATAAACCCAACCCCTCTACTCGTCTTCCACCTCACCAGATGCTCCCAAGATAGGTATAAGGAGCAGCTGATCAAAACCTCTTCCAAACACAAATTAAtttaaggggaaagttttctttcaccggTGGAGATCGAAGGTTCAAGATGTCTTTCACTATTCCTTAACACCCATCTAAATGCATTTAAAAGCCATCAGTGAATTCCCCTTTCTCCACAacttaaggaaaactcgatcctagttaaacaaaagggaaagtttaaataaaagggaaaattacacgtACACTCCATGTATTTTGTCTAAAGTAATAATAAATTCGAAGTTTCAAAAAATGCACTGGTACACCTAGGGCTGCAAGGTTGGTCCTATCGGCCCGAACCTGTCCTGGCTcgccctgagcctgaacagggcctgggctaagatttttggtcctgagggcgggttagggctaGAAACtcctggccctgagttagggtcaggtcgggttagggttgagacctcgggtcaGCCTGAtcctgattttggccctgaagaaatttctttatctattaaaaaatagaaagtattaTTATCAATAAGTGCTTAGCACCCTTGGCAGTTTGTGTTGTGTAAAAAACAATTGCTACCCAAAGTCTATGGTTCAAGCCTCCTCGCTCACATCTTCTATAgtcttgttattttaatttaattattgcaaGGCCATGGCCAatcagggcgggtttgggctgggcttggcccgtcagggtcagggttagggtcaaggtatttaggccctGAATCAGGtccccagctaaggggactcagggttggtctatttttcaaaaaatccaaatGTGTTTTTTGAAACTTTGGATTTATTATTACTTTAAACAAAGTACAGGGGGGTATACATATAATTTTCCCTAACTCTTATGTAGACGGTGATCTTGTCATTTAAAAGAAGGGTAAATTAtacatcaccccctggttttcaaacgaaactcagatcaccccctggtttttgaaaaaattcaaatcaccccttggtttagaccccaatatgacaaattagtccctatcgttagttttatgttgttaagtgatgatgtcagtcagttaaataaatttaaatccctaaactacccttgaccaatgttgaagatgaaggaagggtagtattgtaaatttaattctaatgttttagtacaagggtaaaatagttctttcacaccaataaggcaataactaacagtagactaacaccgttactatagaggaggtgatttgagttttttcaaaaactagggatgatctgagtttcgtttaaaaaccagggggtgacatgtaatttacccctCAAAAGAAATGTACGGTAGTCACATGAGCCACATTAGTCACATTCCATAAATCCACAAATAGTGATTTGCtaaatatttttattgcaaCTTGTGATTCCTTCTTTTCATGATATGATCAAATGCTCTCTAGCTAATACGAGAATCCAGCGAAATATCTCAAAAATAACATTCTTATTTGCTTTGTGGTGGGCAATGGAGGGTGGAGAAAGGACaaattaagaaaagagaatgtttCCCATTTAGGCAAAGCAGCAATACACCCTGACCTGACCACCTTGTATAAATAGGTCTCAATGGAACTAAGGTTCCTCACAGCAAAAACCAAAGCTAGTTTTTTCTTAGTTCAGCCAAATCTCATTTCAGTTCTCTATctcattattctttctttctttctttctttctttctttctttcttgatcTGTTGTAATAATGGAGAGACTATCGATGTTGTCCAAACAAAAGCCAGTGGTGATCTTCAGCAAGAGCTCTTGTTGCATGAGCCACACTCTCAAGACTCTCATCTGCAACTATGGCGCCAGCCCTTTGGTCCATGAGCTTGATGAGGACCCAAATGGACGGGAATTGGAGAGATCACTCATGAGGCTAGGATGTAATCCAGTCGTTCCGGTTGTGTTCATAGGCGTACAATTAGTTGGGGGAGCGAATGAAGTCATGGAGCGTCAAATGAATGGTACTCTCAAAAGTACGCTCATCCGACCAAATGCAATATGGGTTTAACTTATAATAAAGATGAGCTTTTCATAATTCTTCGATAATATTATAGAATTTTACGTCTATCTTCTTATGTATCAAATCATATTTCAACTGTAATGATTGAAACTTGGTAAAGTTTATATTTAGAATAGCATCTTTTGTAGTGTTGTTATGTCTTGCATCAAATCTTCTCATGGACAATAATAACAATGAATATAGGcaaaagttaaaacatgcatGGATGTGCATGTGCACGACTTGCAATAAATGTGATTAGATTGACATAAAAGTCAATCTGAAATGACATCAAAGTCTCTGCACCCCTtgtttgatggagttgatgagaGAATTAATCTCCCGTATACGAATACCTTCCCCATGAACGTACATATTACGCCCAAGTCAAATCAAGGGTTATATAGCATGATTGGTCACCCCTGCAAGTAACCACCCCACTTCATGGACGGTGTGAGATGTCATGCATCGCTATGTATGTCCATATGATGCCCATGATACTCCAACAACTAATGTGCACTCTAACCTCATTTTCAAAACTCAAATATGCCATGTGGCAAACTTTGCTAAGGCTAAAACTTGGTATGTGAGCAAAAGACCTAGGGATTTACTTATCCGTAAGATTTGAGCTCATCTAATTTGCCAGTGGAAATTGTTGGCATTTAAAGTGGGCATGTAGAAAAGGTTCCTACCAATCGATTGCTTTGCATTGTTTTCAATCTCTACTAAGTGTTGATCCTGATGGTTATGTCACTTCTATTGAGTCAACTTTTTTTCCTAGATAGGTTATGAGTCATATTCTTCTTTGAAGAGTGAAGAACTCGAAACTGAACTGTTCTTCTGGCTTTCTTGTTAAATTATGGTAATGTTATAGAAAGtaaaatctcttttttcttcattgtGAACTTCCTTGAGGCTCCGTTTTGGTTGCAAGCGAAATTGAAGGGAAGAgaagtaaaaattttcaaacctaaaatagaaacttttgtaattatcaaaTTCATAATACACCAAATTAAGAAGCTTAGGACACCAAACTCTACTTAGttgtttattgttttagatGGGCCAACTTTTAGTATGCATTCTAGCCTTCAAAGTTAGGTAGTATCTGGTACATGATTCCATGGATAGTTTCATTCGAGATCATGATGGAGGACATAGCTTACGATCATCGACTTTGATCATGCCAATAGGCATTTAGAACCACCGCCCAAACACAGGCTCGAGAGACCTCTGATTCAGATACGGAAAGCAGATAACTTGGCAGCCACCCTATGCTCTATTCTCAAGAGACGCTAGGCTTCGGAATTTGGATTAACTATGTGTTAAATATAAGGATCTCATTCAATAAAAGAACAGGTTGCGTTTAGTATGCATTCTAACCTTCTAGGTTGATGatgcattccaagaaatcataccaaacacagctttaatttcaaaaagtCTACCGTACAATTCCAACACTTTTGAAGTTGAAGTATAGTTCTATAATTCTTTTCTCTAACCACGATTTAGAGTTGAGATCTTCGGGGATGGGGTCCTCGGGACCTACAAAATGTTGAGATTGAAAAGATGAGATGACAAATatacattaaataaataataggtCCAAATGTTTAAGATAATAGGTGGAAGACTGGCTGCATTTGGTATaatttcttggaatgcattgtcgacctagaatgcattccaacaatGTATACCGAACTCAGAATCTCTTGTGTATGGGCATTGtagcattttcttttttcagctACCCTCGTATACCTATGCATCCTCTTatagtcttttgttttttcaatatttattttgccacttgacaAATTCTGTTTGAACTGAAACATAACATGTAAACTGGGGATCTTGAGGTCTACCTATCTACAAAATTTGGACATCATTCGATCTACCACATGACTGAAATTTTGCAATCCTAACAAGCTTATCCAATAGTCGACCATTAATATAAATAACTCAGCCTTACTTATATTTAAAGATGTAGACGGATTGAATTCGGTCAGacagtggcattatcatattcgtatctgtttatattcggacggattcatgACAGAAATTTTGTAATCCTAACAAGCTTATCCAACAGCCGACCATTAATGTAAATAACTCAGCCCTACTTATATTTAGAGATGTagacggatcgaattcggtcagaTAGTGGCAtaattatcatattcgtatccgattatattcggacggattcggattgtttccgaatagtgattgtttgaatatggattctcctaaatggatatgaacgcgaatcaaatacaaattttcgactatccgttgacatctttatcatttttatgataagggctagggttgagacttgagaataactaccctttcttctactcttcttagtctttgattttctcacatacatatgtgattccatgtatcacattgcataaaacaatatatataaaccaatagaaaatataaaaaaagaattacattatcttaacttataaaattataaaaattagctaacaaaatccaataaggtaacttaaaaggatagatggacacagagatatatttcagatattttattatcgTCGGATTAGTAAAAGAATCGGATAATAATTGATCGGATAGgaggattatcatattcatatccgattagtttcagacggattcgaatTCTCCTAAACAAATACGAACgcagatcgaatacgaattttcgaatTTTCGTTTACGTCTCTACTTATATTGTTTGATTTGATACTTCTAACTACATTAGAGACCTGTCTCTCTTTTATTATCTCTCTTTGATGTTTAATGTGTGAAGCGACCATCCAACGTTTGAAgttattctctttcccttctcttttcctcatatgtTGTCTTTTTACATATTATCTTTCATCTATCTCGATCGAATTTATTAAAGCTACACAgtagaatataaaaaataattgaacAACACAACCCTTcgccttcttctctctcctccttttctcattctctttctctgtgTGCGGGTGAAAGAGATTGAGAAACCGTGGGAGGAAGGAATAAGAAGAGAGTGGATAATTTGCAGTATAGATAATGTATGTGAtgtagggttgcaacagggtcggattgggttgggctttataaaaccctagctcaatcTTGAGTTCTCTTAGTTGGGCCCAGATCTAAgtcgaccttgactcagggtaTGGAAAATCCAACTCTGACCTGcccttagggtcgggtcgggctgaccctaattggccctgatcatggggagggagaaggtagatgcatggactggattgggccaaggaaaaaattatcaattttacataaaataaaataaaatgtattatatcacttattattttcatatatattatataacaaaatatgggtgacatttaaagtttatgaTACATAAATTATAccaatatatatttaatagtataacttaaaacaggatCGGGCTGGACCGGGCCAGGCTCAAGCCGAAATCTCAATcctgacccgacccaaccctgactcagggctagaaattttcAGCTCTGActcgccctcagggccaagatatctcagcccaagacctgtttgggctcagggtaGATTCAGACCgacaggaccaaacttgcacctctaATGTGATGCCACGATCCGAGCATGCATTGCCCTTTATCGCATGCATGAATCATTAAAAAGCTGGCCTTTCGCCTTAATTTGGGCCGATTTATTAGATTAAAGTGAACAAACTGACCCGTGCaaccgtttttttttttttggatgagttGCTCCTCACACACACCTATGTGGTCTATTTTTCAGTGATAGCTCTATAAAAttacatcaattttttttcttctttcttttatgagGTTAACGTCAGAAATGAAAAGGAGATGCAACCATGCATGTATTCCCAATAGATTCCTACAGtgaagaaatgccccaaaaagcATGCATTCCCAATAGATTCCTACAGTaacgaaatgccccaaaaagtGATATGTGGATAATAGAGAATAGATTGAGATTAGAGATTTCTTGTCGGATCTTAAAGGATTCTTTACAAGCACAAAGAGGGTCATCTTAAAGTTGGCAAACAAGGTTGATTGGAGGCATTGCAAGTTGAGTGCATGTCCTCTAGGAGTCAAGGGATCGATTCTCCTAGATTGCATATTGTGCTAAAAAGGCTCCCCTCTCTTCCTCCCCTCCTCTTTTAGTTGTAGATTATGGACTTGCCTTAGCCTTCTCCCTTACCATCAAGTCAGAATTTGGGAAAtctcaaaacatgaaaaataaagacAATCGAGTTAATTTTCGAGAGGAAAAAGAATCAGAACATTTGGATGTGTATCAGCCGAATGACGATCGATTGAATGAGCAAAGGTCAACAAAGGGATTCTGATAAGCATGAACCGGTCGATCCGATTGGTTCCAATGTTCAATCGGATGGAGCCAGTTGGGAACCAATCCAACCGGTTCTGACAACTGGTCAAAAATTGTCCGATTGGTTGGTAATGGTTTTAGGTCGGCTGTCCAACTGGTCGATTGGTT harbors:
- the LOC122657790 gene encoding monothiol glutaredoxin-S2-like, whose product is MERLSMLSKQKPVVIFSKSSCCMSHTLKTLICNYGASPLVHELDEDPNGRELERSLMRLGCNPVVPVVFIGVQLVGGANEVMERQMNGTLKSTLIRPNAIWV